A window of Staphylococcus lloydii genomic DNA:
ATATGGCACGTACTTCACAGCAACCAGGAAAAACACAAACGTTAAATTTTTATAATATCGATAATCAGCTCGTATTTGTGGATGTGCCGGGTTATGGTTATGCGAAGGTGAGTAAAAAACAACGTGCAGCATTTGGTAAAATGATCGAACAGTACATTACCCAACGTGATTCACTAAAACTCGTAATTCAACTTGTCGATTTAAGACATAATCCTACTGAAGACGATATTTTAATGTATGACTTTTTAAAGTATTATGAAATACCGACACTTGTAATAGCGACTAAAGAAGACAAAATTGCCAAAGGTAAAGTACAAAAACATCTCGATAATATTCAACAAAAGCTACAAATGGAACCTTCAGACAGTATTATTAGTTATTCATCGGTAAAAAATAATAAGCAAAAATTAATTTGGCAAGCTATAGAAAATTA
This region includes:
- the yihA gene encoding ribosome biogenesis GTP-binding protein YihA/YsxC; the encoded protein is MNINPNEIEILISAVNQSQYPETGLSEVALSGRSNVGKSSFINSMIGRKNMARTSQQPGKTQTLNFYNIDNQLVFVDVPGYGYAKVSKKQRAAFGKMIEQYITQRDSLKLVIQLVDLRHNPTEDDILMYDFLKYYEIPTLVIATKEDKIAKGKVQKHLDNIQQKLQMEPSDSIISYSSVKNNKQKLIWQAIENYL